Proteins from one Salinispora arenicola genomic window:
- a CDS encoding glycoside hydrolase family 15 protein yields the protein MARNERTSRSEAPHSPNVLREYALLADGQRAALVGPDGNIVWLCAPRWADPPLFSNLLGGRGSYLVTPTNRRFVWGGQYQPESLIWINRWVTTDGIIETREALAFPGDDQRVVLLRQVHALDQDAAVRVQLDPRADFGREPIRQVRQDGGLWCAQTGNLYLRHSSGQPLGTGAGGLLCGELRVPAGGRADLVLEISTRPLDDEPPQPPELWRITEKSWQRVLHPLSRGTAGRDAVFAYTVLRGLTRPGGGMVAAVTAGLPERALGGRNYDYRYAWIRDQAFAGQAAALIGRHELLDDAVAFLTDRVLAEGDRLAPAYTIDGGPVPPEQELTFLPGYPGAKARTGNWVGGQFQLDAYGEVLLVLATAASHGRLEATSWQALTLAAQVIEERWQQADSGIWELPARQWTHSKLTCVAGLRAAARIAPGGLAGRWVALADTIVADTAAHALHPSGRWQRAYDDPRVDSALLLPGIRGALPEGDPRTEATRRAVLAELQQDGYLYRFRPDRRPLGDAEGAFLLCGFAAALAEWQAGDAVAANRWFERNRAGCGPPGLFTEEFDVAQRQLRGNLPQAFVHALMLETAVRLGHAAPCTAD from the coding sequence GTGGCCCGCAACGAACGGACGAGCCGATCCGAGGCACCCCACTCACCGAACGTGCTCCGGGAGTACGCGCTACTCGCCGACGGCCAGCGGGCGGCGCTGGTCGGCCCGGACGGGAACATCGTGTGGCTGTGTGCCCCGCGGTGGGCCGACCCGCCGCTGTTCAGCAACCTCCTCGGCGGTCGTGGCAGCTACCTGGTGACCCCGACGAACCGACGCTTCGTGTGGGGTGGGCAGTACCAGCCCGAGTCGTTGATCTGGATCAACAGGTGGGTGACCACCGACGGAATCATCGAAACCCGGGAGGCCCTGGCATTCCCCGGCGACGACCAGCGGGTGGTCCTGCTGCGCCAGGTCCACGCCCTGGACCAGGACGCCGCTGTTCGCGTGCAGCTCGACCCCAGAGCCGACTTCGGTCGAGAGCCGATCCGTCAGGTGCGGCAGGATGGGGGGCTTTGGTGCGCCCAGACCGGGAACCTGTACCTGCGGCACAGCAGCGGGCAGCCGCTGGGCACCGGCGCCGGGGGGCTGCTCTGCGGCGAGTTGCGGGTGCCCGCTGGAGGGCGGGCCGACCTGGTGCTGGAAATCTCCACCCGGCCGCTCGACGACGAGCCACCCCAACCACCCGAGCTGTGGCGGATCACGGAGAAATCCTGGCAGAGAGTGCTGCACCCGCTGTCGCGCGGCACCGCGGGACGAGACGCGGTGTTCGCCTACACGGTGCTGCGCGGGCTGACCCGGCCCGGCGGAGGAATGGTGGCCGCGGTGACCGCGGGACTGCCGGAGCGGGCGCTCGGCGGCCGCAACTACGACTACCGCTACGCCTGGATCCGCGACCAGGCGTTCGCCGGACAGGCCGCCGCCCTGATCGGCCGGCACGAGCTCCTCGACGACGCGGTAGCGTTCCTCACCGACCGGGTCCTCGCCGAGGGCGACCGGCTTGCCCCCGCCTACACGATCGACGGCGGCCCGGTACCCCCGGAACAGGAGCTGACGTTCCTGCCCGGATACCCGGGCGCCAAGGCGCGGACCGGCAACTGGGTGGGTGGGCAGTTCCAGTTGGACGCCTACGGCGAGGTGCTGTTGGTGCTGGCGACCGCCGCGAGCCACGGACGGCTGGAAGCCACCTCCTGGCAGGCGCTGACGCTCGCCGCCCAGGTCATCGAGGAACGCTGGCAACAAGCCGACTCAGGTATCTGGGAGCTCCCCGCCCGACAGTGGACCCACTCGAAGCTGACCTGTGTGGCCGGGCTACGGGCTGCGGCACGGATCGCGCCGGGCGGGCTGGCCGGCCGTTGGGTGGCCCTCGCCGACACCATCGTCGCCGACACCGCGGCCCACGCCCTCCACCCCTCCGGGCGCTGGCAACGCGCCTACGACGACCCGCGGGTCGACTCGGCGTTGCTGCTGCCGGGAATCCGAGGTGCCCTGCCGGAGGGTGATCCACGTACCGAGGCGACCCGCCGCGCTGTCCTGGCCGAGCTGCAGCAGGACGGCTACCTGTACCGGTTTCGGCCGGATCGTCGCCCGCTCGGGGACGCCGAGGGGGCCTTCCTGCTCTGTGGGTTCGCCGCGGCTCTCGCCGAGTGGCAGGCCGGCGACGCCGTCGCCGCGAACCGGTGGTTCGAACGCAACCGGGCGGGGTGCGGCCCGCCGGGGCTGTTCACCGAGGAGTTCGACGTGGCACAGCGGCAGCTACGGGGCAACCTGCCGCAGGCGTTCGTGCACGCGCTGATGCTCGAAACCGCGGTGCGCCTCGGCCACGCCGCCCCCTGCACGGCCGACTAG
- a CDS encoding LacI family DNA-binding transcriptional regulator: protein MQRPTIADIARQAGVSKGAVSFALNGRPGVSAATRARILRVAEEINWRPHSAARALGGARAGAVGLVIARPARTLGVEPFFARLLSGLQAELSSQSIALHLMIVEDTQAEIDTYQRWVSERRVDGLVLIDLKVRDPRIAAVEQLGIPTVVVGGPGRHGRVSSVWADDRAAMLSAVEYLAVLGHTRIAHVSGLPEFQHTQRRARALRDAASRLSLPRARSLHTDFSDAEGAAATRKLLAGADRPTAIIYDSDLMAVAGLGVALEMGVGVPDELSLISFDDSVLAQLTHPSLTALSRDTYRFGVQAAQAMVAVLADPTATKNHKTETPRLITRESTAPTRGNRLSDKSV, encoded by the coding sequence ATGCAGCGACCGACAATCGCCGACATCGCCCGGCAGGCCGGGGTGTCCAAGGGTGCGGTCTCGTTCGCGCTCAACGGCCGACCCGGCGTCAGCGCGGCCACCCGAGCACGCATCCTGCGCGTCGCCGAAGAGATCAACTGGCGCCCGCACAGTGCGGCCCGGGCCCTCGGTGGAGCCCGAGCCGGCGCCGTCGGCCTGGTGATCGCACGCCCCGCGCGCACCCTCGGGGTGGAGCCCTTCTTCGCCCGGCTACTCTCCGGACTACAGGCAGAACTCTCCAGCCAGTCGATCGCGTTGCACCTGATGATCGTCGAGGACACCCAGGCGGAGATCGACACCTATCAGCGTTGGGTGTCCGAACGCCGGGTCGACGGCCTCGTGCTGATCGACCTGAAGGTTCGCGACCCACGGATCGCCGCCGTGGAGCAACTCGGGATCCCGACGGTGGTGGTCGGTGGGCCGGGCAGGCATGGCCGGGTATCCTCCGTGTGGGCCGACGACCGGGCGGCGATGCTGTCCGCGGTGGAATACCTCGCCGTGCTCGGACACACCCGGATCGCGCACGTGTCCGGACTGCCCGAGTTCCAGCACACCCAGCGCCGGGCCAGGGCGTTGCGGGACGCCGCCTCGCGGCTCTCCCTGCCCCGCGCGCGGTCCCTGCACACCGACTTCAGCGATGCCGAGGGCGCGGCGGCCACCCGCAAGCTGCTCGCTGGGGCCGACCGCCCGACGGCGATCATCTACGACAGTGACCTGATGGCGGTCGCCGGGCTGGGCGTCGCGCTGGAGATGGGGGTCGGCGTCCCAGACGAGTTGTCGCTCATCTCCTTCGACGACTCGGTGTTGGCCCAACTCACCCATCCCTCACTCACCGCACTGTCCCGCGACACCTACCGGTTCGGGGTGCAGGCGGCGCAGGCCATGGTGGCGGTCTTGGCCGACCCCACGGCGACAAAGAACCACAAGACCGAGACACCACGGCTGATCACGCGGGAAAGCACCGCACCGACACGGGGCAACCGGCTGTCGGATAAATCGGTTTAG
- a CDS encoding ABC transporter substrate-binding protein, which produces MRTRLAGLALSSAVLTVLAGCGLSDTDSSDEQVTTTGEIKGTVTLQTWALKPKFTDYMQGVIDGFEEKYPGTTVEWLDQPGEGYSEKVLSQAASGQLPDVTNLPPDFALPLAEQGLLLDVDQADDKLRDEYVDGAVASYEFAGQTGVYGYPWYLNTDVNYWNSELLSQYGLDVTKLPTTVEELVAQARIVKEKSDGKIHLMSRKPGVEDLTQAGVDILSSDGKKFVFNTPEAVAVLDTYRDAFAEGLLPRNVLTDAYLGNMELFKKQQVAWTTGGGNSINDIKVDNPTLAEKVVASPTIGTPPLYTQGLSVSKRSENLPTAIALARWVTSPENQAAFAEVVPGIFPSTIASAEDPQFSVSDGSNVGDAKKIAFTSLAEAQMLKPVVVDQAMDDFIKQQFSLAISGEITSKEALDKAVDKCNELLND; this is translated from the coding sequence ATGCGAACACGCTTGGCCGGGCTTGCCCTGTCCTCGGCCGTGTTGACGGTGCTCGCGGGATGCGGGCTGTCCGACACGGACTCCAGTGATGAACAGGTCACCACCACCGGCGAGATCAAGGGCACCGTGACCCTGCAGACCTGGGCCCTGAAGCCCAAGTTCACCGACTACATGCAGGGTGTGATCGACGGTTTCGAGGAGAAGTACCCGGGCACGACCGTCGAGTGGCTGGACCAGCCCGGCGAGGGGTACTCGGAGAAGGTACTCAGCCAGGCGGCGAGTGGTCAGCTGCCCGACGTGACGAACCTCCCGCCGGACTTCGCGCTGCCCCTCGCTGAGCAGGGGCTGCTGCTCGATGTCGACCAGGCCGACGACAAGCTCCGCGACGAGTACGTCGACGGCGCCGTCGCCTCCTACGAGTTCGCCGGTCAGACCGGGGTCTACGGCTACCCGTGGTACCTCAACACCGACGTGAACTACTGGAACTCGGAGCTGCTGTCCCAGTACGGGCTGGACGTAACCAAGCTCCCGACCACGGTCGAGGAACTGGTCGCCCAGGCCCGGATCGTCAAGGAAAAGTCCGACGGCAAGATCCACCTGATGAGCCGGAAGCCCGGCGTCGAGGACCTGACCCAGGCCGGAGTCGACATCCTCTCCTCGGACGGCAAGAAGTTCGTCTTCAACACCCCCGAGGCCGTGGCGGTTCTCGACACCTACCGGGACGCGTTCGCCGAAGGGCTCCTGCCCCGCAACGTGCTGACCGACGCCTACCTCGGCAACATGGAGCTGTTCAAGAAGCAGCAGGTCGCCTGGACCACCGGCGGCGGTAACTCGATCAACGACATCAAGGTCGACAACCCGACGCTGGCCGAGAAGGTTGTCGCGTCACCGACGATCGGCACCCCGCCGCTGTACACCCAGGGTCTGTCGGTATCGAAGCGGAGCGAGAACCTGCCCACGGCCATCGCCCTGGCCCGCTGGGTGACCAGCCCGGAGAACCAGGCGGCGTTCGCCGAGGTCGTGCCGGGCATCTTCCCGAGCACGATCGCCTCGGCGGAGGACCCGCAGTTCAGCGTGAGCGACGGCAGCAACGTCGGGGACGCGAAGAAGATCGCCTTCACCTCGCTGGCCGAGGCGCAGATGTTGAAGCCGGTCGTCGTCGACCAGGCCATGGACGACTTCATCAAGCAGCAGTTCTCCCTGGCGATCAGTGGGGAGATCACCTCGAAGGAGGCCCTGGACAAGGCGGTCGACAAGTGCAACGAGCTGCTCAACGACTGA
- a CDS encoding carbohydrate ABC transporter permease, translating to MKTQRWFTPWLLLGPAVVWLLVFNLWPAINTVVLAFTNAKPLGGGSFTGLANFERMLNDEQLVYALVNSIVYMLVCLPLLLFLPLLLAVLLEKKLPGITFFRTAFYTPVIASAVVVALIWTWLLEDRGLVNGLAQQLGFITEPLPFLSGRWLLLFSAISLTVWKGLGYYMIIYLSALGNVSRQLHEAAAVDGAGSVRRFWSVTVPGVRTTMLLVSVLITVSALRVFTELFVLTNGTGGPGGRDMSVVMLIQMYSRGFTGHLGYASALSLLLFVITVGPMLLLLRLNRKAA from the coding sequence ATGAAAACTCAGCGTTGGTTCACCCCCTGGCTGTTGCTCGGGCCTGCGGTCGTCTGGCTGCTGGTGTTCAATCTCTGGCCAGCGATCAACACCGTTGTTCTCGCGTTTACCAACGCCAAGCCACTCGGTGGTGGCAGCTTCACCGGCCTGGCCAACTTCGAGCGCATGCTCAACGACGAGCAACTCGTCTACGCGCTGGTGAACAGCATCGTCTACATGTTGGTCTGCCTACCCCTGTTGCTCTTCCTGCCGCTGCTGCTCGCGGTGCTGCTGGAGAAGAAGCTGCCGGGCATCACGTTCTTCCGCACCGCCTTCTACACCCCGGTGATCGCCTCCGCGGTGGTCGTGGCGCTGATCTGGACCTGGTTGCTGGAGGACCGCGGCCTGGTCAACGGCCTGGCCCAACAGCTCGGTTTCATCACCGAACCGTTGCCCTTTCTCAGCGGACGGTGGCTGCTGCTGTTCAGCGCGATCAGCCTCACCGTGTGGAAGGGGCTGGGCTATTACATGATTATCTATCTGTCGGCGTTGGGGAACGTCTCACGCCAGCTGCACGAGGCAGCCGCGGTTGACGGTGCCGGTTCGGTCCGCCGGTTCTGGTCGGTCACCGTGCCCGGAGTCCGTACCACGATGTTGCTGGTCAGCGTCCTGATCACCGTTTCCGCGCTGCGGGTCTTCACCGAGTTGTTCGTCCTCACCAACGGCACCGGCGGGCCCGGCGGTCGGGACATGTCCGTGGTCATGCTCATCCAGATGTACAGCCGGGGCTTCACCGGGCACCTCGGCTACGCGTCGGCGCTCAGTCTGCTGCTGTTCGTGATCACGGTCGGCCCGATGCTCCTCCTGCTGCGCCTGAACCGGAAGGCGGCCTAG
- a CDS encoding FAD-linked oxidase C-terminal domain-containing protein, with the protein MLPQPVVRAPGPAPEVDLAALVADLRAEVDGEVRFDVGSRAAYSTDASNYRQVPLGVVVPRTVEAGVAAVAVCRRHGAPLVSRGGGTSLAGQCTNTAVVLDWSKYCHLLLEVDPQARTCLVEPGIVLDSLNAQLASTGLEYGPRPATHSRCTLGGMLGNNSCGATAQRTGKVVDNVVELEVLLYDGTRFWVGETSDEQYAEIQRRGGRQAEVYRQLRSLREEYLADIRTRYPDIPRRVSGYNLDSLLPEKGFHIGQVLVGSEGTLVTVLRARLRLVPVVRASALVFVNYPDIAAAADDVMRVLEHQPVTLEGIDDRLVANERKQQQLVGLREIPEGGAWLMIQMGGDTPQQARAAASRLITAVRGGGAGTVHEFTDPAHERQMWQVREAALGATAQVRGADRTWPGWEDSAVAPEKLGSYLRDLRRLFDEYGFGQTSVYGHFGQGCVHTRIPFQLTTADGVARFRSFLERAADLVVSYGGSFSGEHGDGQARGELLPKMYGSRLMRAFGQLKAIFDPADRMNPGKTVSPYPLDSLLRLGADYHHPSLRTTFAYPDDQGSFANAVLRCVGVGQCRRHDGGVMCPSYMVTREEEHSTRGRSRLLFEMLDGSVRGGSIDDGWRSDAVRDALDLCLACKGCKADCPVNVDMATYKAEFLSHHYAGRLRPRAHYSMGWLPVLAAVAGVAPGAVNALTQAPGLGRLAKFAGGIDQHRDVPTFAAQSFQRWFADRTPAGDGHRGEVLLWPDTFTNRFHPGVAQAAVEVLEAAGWRVRVPARPVCCGLTWISTGQLGVATWMLRRTLNVLRPHLRAGTRVVGLEPSCTAVFRSDAHELFPNDEDVTRLRQQTVTLAELLHDHSPGWRPPRLPAHALIQTHCHQHAILGTTADQAVLTDAGVRADFLDSGCCGLAGNFGFEQGHYEVSEACAERVLLPAVRDAADTDVILADGFSCRTQVQQSAAGGRTALHLAELLRAGLHGEAVTPWPERRWGRRPQPPTRAARLAAVGLLGLAVLAPVVALVTSKAR; encoded by the coding sequence ATGCTGCCCCAGCCCGTCGTGCGGGCACCCGGGCCGGCACCCGAGGTCGACCTGGCCGCGCTCGTCGCCGACCTGCGGGCCGAGGTGGATGGAGAGGTCCGGTTCGACGTCGGTTCGCGGGCCGCCTACTCCACCGACGCCTCCAACTACCGGCAGGTGCCGCTCGGAGTGGTGGTGCCCCGGACGGTCGAGGCCGGCGTGGCGGCGGTCGCGGTGTGCCGCCGGCACGGCGCTCCGCTGGTTTCCCGAGGCGGCGGCACCAGCCTGGCTGGACAATGCACCAACACCGCTGTCGTGCTGGACTGGTCGAAGTACTGCCACCTCCTGCTGGAGGTCGATCCGCAGGCGCGGACCTGCCTGGTGGAACCCGGCATCGTGTTGGACTCACTCAACGCCCAACTCGCCTCGACCGGGCTGGAGTACGGTCCCCGCCCGGCCACCCACAGCCGCTGCACCCTGGGTGGCATGCTCGGCAACAACTCCTGCGGAGCCACCGCACAGCGCACCGGGAAGGTTGTCGACAACGTCGTTGAGCTGGAGGTCCTGCTCTACGACGGCACCCGGTTCTGGGTGGGCGAGACCAGCGACGAGCAGTACGCCGAGATCCAGCGTCGTGGTGGGCGGCAGGCGGAGGTCTACCGTCAACTGCGGTCGCTACGCGAGGAGTACCTGGCCGACATCCGTACCCGTTATCCGGACATTCCTCGCCGGGTGTCCGGGTACAACCTCGACAGTCTGCTGCCGGAGAAGGGTTTTCACATCGGGCAGGTCCTGGTCGGCTCCGAGGGCACGCTGGTCACCGTTCTCCGGGCGCGGCTGAGGCTGGTGCCGGTGGTGCGGGCGTCTGCCCTGGTTTTCGTCAACTACCCTGACATCGCGGCTGCTGCCGATGACGTCATGCGGGTGCTGGAACACCAGCCGGTCACTCTGGAGGGGATTGACGACCGGCTTGTCGCCAACGAACGGAAGCAGCAGCAGCTGGTAGGTCTCCGGGAGATTCCCGAGGGCGGCGCGTGGCTGATGATCCAGATGGGTGGCGACACGCCACAGCAGGCTCGTGCTGCTGCCAGCCGGTTGATCACCGCTGTGCGTGGTGGTGGTGCGGGGACCGTGCACGAGTTCACCGATCCCGCCCATGAGCGGCAGATGTGGCAGGTCCGGGAGGCTGCCCTCGGGGCCACCGCGCAGGTGCGAGGTGCCGACCGTACGTGGCCGGGTTGGGAGGATTCGGCCGTTGCCCCGGAGAAGCTTGGCAGCTATCTGCGGGACCTGCGACGGCTCTTCGACGAGTATGGCTTCGGGCAGACGTCCGTGTATGGCCACTTCGGTCAGGGGTGCGTGCACACGCGTATTCCGTTTCAGCTGACCACCGCCGACGGGGTGGCGCGGTTCCGGTCGTTCCTCGAGCGTGCCGCTGACCTGGTCGTGTCCTATGGTGGGTCCTTCTCCGGTGAGCACGGGGACGGCCAGGCCCGGGGTGAGCTGCTGCCGAAGATGTACGGTAGTCGGCTGATGCGCGCGTTCGGCCAGCTCAAGGCGATCTTCGATCCGGCTGACCGGATGAATCCGGGTAAGACGGTGTCGCCTTACCCGCTCGACAGTCTCCTGCGGTTGGGGGCCGACTACCACCATCCTTCGCTGCGGACCACGTTCGCCTACCCCGATGACCAGGGCAGTTTCGCCAACGCTGTACTGCGCTGCGTCGGGGTGGGCCAGTGCCGCCGCCACGACGGTGGGGTGATGTGCCCGTCCTACATGGTCACCCGTGAGGAGGAGCACTCCACGCGGGGCCGCTCCCGGCTGCTGTTCGAAATGCTCGACGGCAGCGTCCGGGGCGGCAGCATCGACGACGGCTGGCGCTCCGACGCGGTGCGCGACGCCCTCGACCTTTGCCTGGCCTGCAAGGGATGCAAGGCGGACTGTCCGGTGAACGTGGACATGGCGACCTACAAGGCGGAGTTCCTGTCCCACCATTACGCGGGCCGGTTACGTCCCCGCGCCCACTACTCGATGGGGTGGCTTCCGGTGCTGGCGGCGGTGGCCGGGGTCGCGCCGGGCGCGGTGAACGCCCTCACGCAGGCGCCCGGCCTGGGCCGGCTCGCCAAGTTCGCCGGCGGTATCGACCAGCACCGGGACGTACCGACCTTCGCCGCACAGAGCTTCCAGCGGTGGTTCGCCGACCGGACCCCGGCTGGGGACGGCCACCGCGGCGAGGTACTGCTCTGGCCGGACACCTTCACCAACCGATTCCATCCCGGGGTGGCCCAGGCAGCGGTCGAGGTGCTGGAGGCCGCCGGATGGCGGGTCCGGGTGCCGGCCCGGCCGGTCTGCTGCGGGCTGACCTGGATCTCCACCGGCCAACTCGGCGTCGCCACGTGGATGCTGCGGCGGACCCTGAACGTCCTTCGGCCGCACCTACGGGCCGGTACCCGGGTGGTCGGTCTGGAACCGAGCTGTACGGCCGTGTTCCGCAGCGACGCCCACGAACTGTTCCCGAACGACGAGGACGTCACCCGCCTCCGCCAGCAGACGGTCACCCTGGCCGAACTGCTCCACGACCACAGCCCTGGCTGGCGGCCACCGCGGCTACCGGCACACGCGCTGATCCAAACCCACTGCCACCAACACGCCATCCTGGGTACCACCGCCGACCAGGCAGTACTCACCGACGCCGGAGTACGAGCCGACTTCCTGGACTCGGGCTGCTGCGGGCTGGCCGGCAACTTCGGCTTCGAACAGGGACACTACGAGGTCTCCGAAGCATGCGCCGAGCGAGTACTGCTGCCAGCCGTTCGAGACGCCGCCGACACCGACGTGATCCTCGCCGACGGATTCAGCTGCCGAACCCAGGTACAGCAGAGCGCGGCCGGCGGACGAACAGCGCTGCACCTGGCCGAACTCCTGCGAGCCGGGTTGCACGGCGAGGCGGTGACGCCCTGGCCGGAACGTCGGTGGGGGCGCCGTCCGCAGCCGCCTACCCGGGCGGCCCGGCTGGCCGCGGTCGGGCTGCTCGGCTTGGCCGTCCTCGCGCCGGTGGTCGCCCTCGTCACGTCGAAGGCTCGGTGA
- a CDS encoding glycoside hydrolase 5 family protein produces MIINDRTPNTRRLRLGANYVPSDGWFYSWLDFSADAARRDFEDLASLGLDHVRVFPIWPWIQPNRALLRQRPIDDLLSLIDVAAEFDLGVAVDLLQGHLSSFDFLPSWVLTWHQSSVFTDRTARDGIREYVRRLSTEVGTRPNVFAITLGNEVNNLWPTNATTPAASREWATELLDVVRAAAPSALPLHSVFDDAWYAPDHPFHPADAVDLGDLTTVHSWVFNGTSRIDGPLGPATTSHADYLLELAAASASDAARPVWLQEVGVPRPDVPPEHAGEFVARTLDTVGRNPALWGVTWWSSHDIDRRLTDFPDREYDLGLFTVDHRPKPAALALAEFARGTAVEPAAPARPALVSPINPLQEPERRADVAPGSEFHLEWVRARQTEPTAIVTPDRATDAGYLAARGLGPVRAPGANRPMAVQHQGS; encoded by the coding sequence TTGATCATCAACGACCGTACGCCGAACACCCGAAGGCTCCGTCTCGGCGCCAACTACGTACCGTCCGACGGATGGTTCTACAGTTGGCTCGACTTCTCGGCTGACGCGGCACGCCGCGACTTCGAGGACCTGGCGAGCCTCGGCCTGGACCACGTACGGGTCTTCCCGATCTGGCCGTGGATCCAGCCCAACCGCGCGCTACTGCGGCAGCGACCGATCGACGACCTGCTCTCGTTGATCGACGTAGCGGCGGAATTCGACCTCGGCGTTGCGGTCGACCTGCTCCAGGGGCACCTGTCCAGCTTCGACTTTCTGCCCTCCTGGGTGCTCACCTGGCATCAGAGCAGCGTGTTCACCGACCGGACGGCCCGTGACGGCATCCGGGAGTACGTCCGGCGGCTCAGCACCGAGGTCGGGACGCGCCCCAACGTCTTCGCCATCACCCTCGGCAACGAGGTCAACAACCTCTGGCCCACCAACGCAACGACGCCCGCCGCCTCCCGCGAGTGGGCGACGGAACTACTCGACGTGGTCCGCGCCGCGGCGCCCTCCGCGCTCCCCCTGCACTCCGTCTTCGACGATGCGTGGTACGCCCCCGACCACCCCTTCCATCCCGCCGACGCGGTCGACCTCGGCGATCTGACCACCGTGCACTCCTGGGTGTTCAACGGCACCTCACGCATCGACGGGCCACTCGGGCCGGCCACCACCTCACACGCCGACTACCTGCTGGAACTCGCCGCTGCGAGTGCCTCCGACGCGGCCCGTCCGGTGTGGCTGCAGGAGGTCGGGGTGCCTCGGCCGGACGTCCCACCGGAGCATGCCGGCGAGTTCGTCGCACGCACGCTGGACACGGTGGGCCGCAACCCGGCGTTGTGGGGCGTCACCTGGTGGTCCTCACACGACATCGATCGCCGCCTGACCGACTTCCCGGACCGGGAGTACGACCTGGGCCTGTTCACCGTCGACCACCGACCGAAGCCGGCCGCGCTCGCCCTGGCCGAGTTCGCCCGCGGCACGGCGGTCGAGCCGGCGGCCCCGGCTCGGCCGGCGTTGGTGTCTCCGATCAACCCGCTGCAGGAGCCCGAACGGCGGGCGGACGTCGCTCCGGGTAGCGAGTTCCACCTGGAGTGGGTGCGGGCCCGTCAGACCGAACCCACCGCGATCGTCACCCCGGACCGGGCTACCGACGCCGGCTACCTCGCCGCCCGCGGCCTCGGCCCGGTCCGCGCACCGGGTGCCAACCGGCCGATGGCGGTGCAGCACCAGGGCTCCTGA
- a CDS encoding SDR family oxidoreductase → MGRGLREIQVAVVTGASGGVGRATVRQLARPGIAIALLARGRTGLDAAAEDVRSAGGHAMPIEVDMADFDQVAAAGQRVEDELGPIDLWINVAFSSIFAPFMRIRPEEFRRTAEVSYLGYVYGTRVALDHMTRRDRGTIVQVGSALAYRGIPLQSAYCGAKHAIVGFTESLRCELLHDKSNVKVTMVHLPAMNTPQFSWLLSRLPRHAQPVPPIYEPEVAARSIVAAAARPGRRAYWVGTPTALTIVGNRLVPGLLDRYLGRTGYRSQQTDQPVDPDQPANLWQPVDGPGGHDHGAHGAFTDRSLRHSPQAWLSRHRMVSVAGVAGLLFGVLAWRRH, encoded by the coding sequence ATGGGGCGCGGGCTACGGGAGATTCAGGTAGCGGTGGTCACGGGTGCCAGCGGCGGCGTCGGGCGGGCCACCGTACGGCAGCTAGCGCGGCCGGGGATCGCGATCGCCCTGTTGGCCCGCGGTCGCACCGGCCTCGACGCCGCGGCCGAGGACGTCCGCTCCGCCGGTGGCCACGCCATGCCGATCGAGGTGGACATGGCCGACTTCGACCAGGTCGCCGCCGCCGGTCAGCGCGTCGAGGACGAACTGGGGCCGATCGACCTGTGGATTAACGTGGCCTTCAGTTCGATCTTCGCACCCTTTATGCGGATTCGGCCCGAGGAGTTCCGCCGCACCGCTGAGGTCTCATACCTCGGTTACGTCTACGGGACACGGGTGGCGTTGGATCACATGACCCGGCGCGATCGGGGCACCATCGTGCAGGTCGGGTCGGCCTTGGCCTACCGGGGAATTCCCCTGCAGTCCGCCTACTGCGGGGCCAAGCACGCCATCGTGGGGTTCACCGAGTCACTGCGCTGTGAGTTGCTGCACGACAAGAGCAACGTCAAGGTCACCATGGTGCACCTGCCCGCGATGAACACACCACAGTTCTCGTGGCTGCTGTCCCGGCTGCCACGGCACGCCCAGCCGGTCCCGCCCATCTACGAGCCGGAGGTCGCCGCCCGCTCCATCGTCGCCGCCGCGGCCCGGCCCGGCCGGCGAGCGTACTGGGTGGGTACCCCCACGGCGCTGACCATCGTGGGTAACCGTCTGGTTCCGGGTCTGCTGGATCGCTACCTGGGCCGGACCGGCTACCGCTCGCAGCAGACCGACCAGCCCGTCGACCCGGACCAGCCGGCGAACCTGTGGCAGCCGGTCGACGGACCGGGCGGCCACGACCACGGCGCGCACGGCGCGTTCACCGACCGGTCACTGCGGCACAGCCCGCAGGCGTGGCTGTCCCGGCACCGGATGGTCTCGGTAGCGGGAGTGGCCGGGCTGTTGTTCGGCGTTCTCGCCTGGCGTCGACACTGA